The following are encoded together in the Lactuca sativa cultivar Salinas chromosome 1, Lsat_Salinas_v11, whole genome shotgun sequence genome:
- the LOC111915211 gene encoding ethylene-insensitive protein 2, whose product METTDTMIIKQQSNMTQRLLPAVLPVLFIAISYIDPGKWVATIEGGARFGYDLIILMFIFSLAAVLCHYLSASIAIVTGKDLAQICSMEYDMATCVFLGIQAELSMIALDLSMILGTAHALNLTFGIGLFSCVLLTSIDAFLFPIFSSYLETGKAKFICIRLATVALLSYVFGVLMSQRDTSLSMGGMPTRLNGESVFALMSLLGASIMPHNFYLHSSILQQNPGPTRVSKQDLCHDHLFAIACGFSGIFVINYILMNSAANVFYSTGLDLLTFQDALSLMDQVFKTLMAPFALILVLLLSNHTTALTWKFSGQTVLQNFFKVNIPGWCHHSTIRLIAIIPALLCSYHLGAEGSYQLMVFTQIIVALLLPSSVIPLFRVASSRSIMGVNKISQFVEYLVWITYIGMLVLGVVFVVETVFGNSDWASNLRWTMGPGMSVPYIAVLVTAFFSISLMLWLVVTPLKSVSTRPDLKRVEIQETRPTRVDDLIEKQETVTGLGLTRENECDSDFNLPEEILDYENGPHLTTIEENSSDLTIVETVKKEDNDDDDDDSVEKRLIIDGSSSILKDHERDPWEPEEEQQPKVVSVTVLNQSNQLNQSPTSNGPGSFRSLSVKTDDMGSGPGSLSKLAGLGRAARRQLATNLDDFWKLLFDLHGEATQDAKTNKLDKLLGIDSKVKPSPGPGPGPNPNPVISKLVNPETEFNGFIPNVSTGLSDSVYVVPRGSSSLLSNYQQLLDAYTQNPGLNMDPEKRYHSLRLPQASGGYTDQPATVHGYQIKSLINQTKQRNSDYFQMDSVSPKSPSIGNASLNYKSPVSLTRTQQNGLRPAKPPGFPDPVVSRNTSMQPERTYYNHQPAGPVENVHEKKYYSMPDISGLIPNRESKVLPERESGSRYGQLVYPGPGSGPGPGPLYRSGTISGYGGLSYSNLSRDAAAYQPVSSYGPGIGLGLGFGSGSDTWSMWSKQPSEQFGVAEKVNLNTQEAFITSGVDAEANLLKSFRLCIVKLLKLEGSEWLFKQNGGLDEDLVDRVAARERFLYEIEGNEVTRAAARGGGAKVDEAEYNKYLVTSVPNCGEGCVWRIELIKSFGVWCIHRILELSLMESRPELWGKYTYVLNRLQGIIEPSFSKPRTPSSPCFCLQLPEAYHLRSSPPKSITSLPPPVKQSRGKTTTAASLLDIVKDVETAISCRKGRPGTAAGDVAFPKGKENLASVLKRYKRRLMAVAPDGYSRSP is encoded by the exons ATGGAGACAACAGACACAATGATCATAAAACAGCAATCAAACATGACACAAAGATTACTTCCAGCTGTTTTACCCGTTCTTTTTATAGCAATTTCATATATAGATCCAGGAAAATGGGTTGCAACCATTGAAGGAGGAGCCCGTTTTGGCTATGATCTTATCATACTTATGTTTATTTTTAGTTTGGCTGCTGTTCTTTGTCATTACCTTTCAGCTTCTATTGCCATTGTCACAGGAAAAGATCTTGCACAG ATTTGCAGTATGGAGTATGACATGGCAACGTGTGTGTTCTTAGGGATTCAAGCAGAACTATCTATGATCGCATTAGACCTATCTATG ATTTTGGGCACAGCACATGCGTTAAATCTTACATTTGGAATCGGTCTCTTTTCTTGTGTTCTTTTGACTTCAATTGACGCGTTTCTATTTCCGATTTTCTCGAGTTATTTG GagactggaaaagcaaagtttatATGTATACGTTTAGCAACCGTTGCTTTACTTTCATATGTTTTTGGAGTGTTGATGAGTCAACGTGACACGTCACTTTCCATGGGTGGAATGCCTACAAGGTTAAATGGGGAAAGTGTGTTTGCATTAATGAGTCTTCTTGGTGCTAGCATCATGCCTCATAATTTTTATCTCCATTCATCAATCCTTCAG CAAAATCCGGGACCCACACGAGTTTCAAAGCAAGATTTGTGTCATGATCATCTTTTCGCCATAGCCTGTGGTTTCAGTGGCATTTTCGTAATTAATTATATTCTCATGAATTCAGCAGCGAATGTGTTCTACAGCACTGGCCTCGATTTACTTACTTTCCAAGACGCGTTGTCTTTAATGGATCAG GTATTTAAGACACTCATGGCGCCATTTGCTTTAATTCTGGTTCTACTACTTTCAAATCACACAACAGCTTTGACCTGGAAGTTCAGTGGTCAAACCGTGCTTCAAAACTTTTTCAAAGTCAACATTCCGGGTTGGTGTCATCACTCAACAATCAGATTAATCGCAATAATTCCCGCTTTATTGTGTTCATATCATTTGGGAGCTGAAGGGTCATATCAACTCATGGTGTTCACTCAAATTATAGTCGCCCTTTTACTTCCATCATCTGTGATCCCACTTTTTCGTGTTGCTTCATCAAGATCAATAATGGGTGTCAACAAAATCTCTCAATTTGTTGAGTATTTAGTCTGGATCACCTACATTGGAATGCTTGTTTTGGGGGTTGTGTTTGTGGTGGAAACCGTGTTTGGAAACAGTGATTGGGCGAGTAATCTGAGGTGGACAATGGGGCCCGGGATGTCGGTTCCATATATTGCAGTTCTTGTAACTGCTTTTTTTTCCATCTCACTTATGCTTTGGCTTGTTGTAACCCCATTGAAATCTGTAAGCACCCGACCCGATTTAAAACGGGTCGAGATTCAAGAAACCCGGCCTACAAGAGTCGATGATTTGATTGAAAAGCAAGAAACGGTAACGGGTTTGGGTTTGACCCGTGAGAATGAATGTGATTCTGATTTTAATTTGCCCGAGGAGATTCTGGATTATGAAAACGGGCCCCATTTGACTACCATTGAAGAAAATTCTTCGGATCTTACGATTGTGGAAACAGTGAAGAAAGAagacaatgatgatgatgatgatgattcagTTGAAAAGAGATTGATAATTGATGGAAGTTCAAGTATTTTGAAAGATCATGAGCGGGACCCATGGGAGCCTGAAGAAGAACAACAACCAAAAGTCGTGTCTGTAACTGTATTGAATCAATCAAACCAATTGAATCAATCTCCAACTTCTAATGGGCCGGGCTCATTTAGGAGTCTTAGTGTCAAAACAGACGATATGGGAAGTGGGCCTGGAAGTCTTTCAAAGCTAGCGGGCTTGGGCCGGGCCGCTAGACGACAGTTGGCTACAAATTTAGACGATTTCTGGAAACTTCTTTTTGATTTACATGGTGAAGCCACACAAGATGCTAAAACGAATAAACTCGATAAGTTACTCGGGATAGATTCTAAAGTGAAGCCCAGCCCAGGCCCAGGCCCAGGCCCAAACCCAAACCCGGTTATATCCAAACTGGTAAACCCGGAAACCGAATTTAACGGGTTTATCCCGAATGTGTCAACCGGGTTATCCGATTCGGTTTATGTGGTACCTCGTGGGTCGTCTTCTCTGTTGTCAAACTATCAACAATTACTCGATGCATATACTCAAAACCCGGGCCTCAATATGGACCCGGAGAAACGTTACCATAGTTTACGCCTACCACAAGCTTCCGGTGGGTATACGGATCAACCCGCTACTGTTCATGGGTACCAAATTAAATCCTTAATCAATCAAACTAAACAAAGAAATTCCGATTACTTCCAAATGGACTCGGTTTCTCCTAAATCACCATCAATTGGGAATGCCTCATTGAACTACAAATCTCCGGTTTCTTTAACAAGAACCCAACAAAACGGGTTACGACCCGCGAAGCCGCCAGGTTTTCCCGACCCGGTTGTGTCCAGAAACACCTCGATGCAGCCTGAAAGAACTTATTACAATCATCAGCCTGCGGGCCCGGTTGAGAATGTGCACGAGAAGAAGTATTACAGTATGCCAGATATTTCCGGGTTGATTCCTAATCGGGAGTCTAAAGTTCTACCCGAAAGAGAGAGCGGGTCGAGATATGGGCAATTGGTGTATCCGGGCCCAGGATCAGGCCCAGGCCCAGGCCCGTTGTACAGGTCCGGGACAATCTCGGGTTATGGCGGGTTGTCTTATTCTAATTTGTCCCGGGATGCTGCTGCTTACCAACCCGTTTCCAGTTACGGGCCAGGgattgggttagggttagggttcgggTCGGGGTCAGACACGTGGTCAATGTGGTCAAAACAACCGTCTGAACAATTTGGTGTGGCTGAAAAGGTTAATTTGAACACTCAAGAAGCTTTTATTACATCTGGAGTAGATGCTGAAGCAAATCTTTTGAAGTCATTTAGGTTGTGTATTGTAAAACTGTTGAAGCTTGAAGGGTCTGAATGGTTGTTTAAGCAGAATGGTGGGTTAGATGAGGATCTTGTTGACCGGGTGGCTGCCCGGGAGAGATTTCTGTATGAAATTGAGGGCAATGAGGTGACCCGGGCAGCTGCCCGTGGTGGTGGGGCCAAAGTTGATGAAGCTGAATAcaataagtatttagtgacatcgGTTCCAAATTGTGGTGAGGGTTGTGTATGGAGAATTGAGTTGATAAAAAGCTTTGGTGTTTGGTGTATACATAGAATTCTCGAGCTTTCTTTAATGGAAAGTAGGCCCGAACTTTGGGGGAAATACACATATGTTCTCAATCGTCTTCAG ggaataattgagccgtcattctcGAAACCTCGTACACCATCAAGTCCGTGTTTCTGTCTTCAGCTTCCGGAAGCATACCACCTGCGATCATCTCCGCCCAAATCCATCACCAGTCTGCCGCCTCCGGTGAAACAGAGCAGAGGGAAAACCACCACCGCCGCCAGTCTGTTGGACATAGTAAAAGACGTGGAGACCGCCATCTCTTGCCGGAAAGGCCGACCGGGTACTGCCGCCGGTGACGTGGCGTTCCCGAAAGGGAAAGAAAACCTGGCGTCTGTTCTCAAAAGATACAAGCGGCGGTTGATGGCGGTGGCTCCGGACGGGTATAGCCGGAGCCCGTAA